In the genome of Eggerthella sp. YY7918, one region contains:
- a CDS encoding phosphoribosylformylglycinamidine synthase, protein MVSRVYVEKKSGFDGEARSLAHELRDILGIERLEGLRLVNRYDVEGISDELFAQCVPTVFSEPQSDVATLEMPDANGAVVFAVEYLPGQFDQRADSASECIQLISQGERPEVRSATVYMLEGALSDDDIAAIKRYVINPIEAREASLDLRETLRMEYAVPGAVEVLEGFLDLDEAGLAAFLADRGLAMDLADLTFCQQYFAEEGRCPTITEVKMIDTYWSDHCRHTTFGTVLDDVAIEDEAVRAAFERYLEMRHELGRDEKPVCLMDMGTIGAKWLKARGVLTGLDESEEINACTVKVKVDVNGEEQDWLYLFKNETHNHPTEIEPFGGAATCVGGAIRDPLSGRSYVYQAMRVTGAADPLVPVSETLPGKLPQRKLVTTAAAGYSSYGNQIGLATGQVNELYHPGYAAKRMEIGAVVGATPADHVRRETPAPGDVIVLLGGRTGRDGIGGATGSSKAHKLESLGSCGAEVQKGNAPVERKIQRLFRRGDACRLIKRCNDFGAGGVSVAVGELADGLHIVLDRVPKKYDGLDGTELAISESQERMAVALAAEDVDAFIGYAHEENLEATPIATVTEEARVRMEWNGDTIVDVSRDFLNSNGAPKHQVVRVMPGGTYERAWEGETLAERMTSLVTDLNVCSNKGLSERFDSTIGAATALMPFGGSRQLTPAMAMVAKLPVFGETTTVSGMAWGFNPYLTEANPFVGSYIAVVESVAKLAAAGFAREDMYLTFQEYFEKLRDEPERWGKPTAAVLGALMAQVDMGVGAIGGKDSMSGSFEQLDVPPTLVSFATAVGSVDRVTSPEFKQAGSRVVRIAPASYNGVVPEAAGLLEAISLVERLIGDGGALAVSTPGYGGTAEALFKMCVGNTIGVRLNEDVCADDLFAPAYGSFLVELPACAELPEASDAVRIDELGETTEAYELVACGETLNLVELQEAWEAKLEPVFPYRSKEETGVEGLGGAHQASSARAGSASGASVRAGLSERLSATESLATETPVVVPTVNFTDAAPLVFNSTIARPRVVIPVFPGNNCEYDSARAFEQAGAVVETLIVNNLSPQKVAESTESLVKAINNSQIIMIPGGFSGGDEPDGSAKFITAFFRAPAVTEAVRDLLQNRDGLMLGICNGFQALVKLGLVPFGDIRPMDEDCPTLTFNAIGRHQSRLVRTRVASSLSPWLSRCEVGDIHTVPVSHGEGRFVASPELLAQLQANGQIATQYVDAAGVPSMDLDVNPNGSAWAIESITSPDGRILGKMGHSERRGNGLYQNVPGDQWQPLFESGVGYFTD, encoded by the coding sequence ATGGTTTCCCGTGTTTATGTTGAGAAGAAGTCCGGTTTCGATGGCGAGGCGCGCTCTCTTGCACACGAGCTGCGCGACATCTTAGGCATTGAGCGGCTCGAAGGCTTGCGCCTGGTGAATCGCTATGATGTGGAGGGTATTTCCGACGAGCTGTTCGCGCAGTGCGTGCCCACGGTGTTCAGCGAGCCGCAGTCCGACGTGGCCACGCTGGAGATGCCGGATGCGAACGGCGCTGTGGTGTTCGCGGTGGAGTACCTGCCGGGGCAGTTCGATCAGCGTGCTGACTCTGCGAGCGAGTGCATCCAGCTCATCAGCCAGGGCGAGCGCCCTGAGGTGCGCAGTGCGACGGTGTATATGCTGGAAGGCGCTTTGTCGGATGATGACATCGCCGCCATCAAACGCTATGTGATCAATCCCATCGAGGCGCGCGAAGCTTCTCTGGATTTGCGCGAGACACTGCGTATGGAGTACGCGGTGCCCGGCGCGGTGGAAGTGCTCGAGGGCTTTTTGGACTTGGACGAGGCGGGGCTTGCGGCGTTTTTGGCCGACCGCGGGCTGGCCATGGATCTGGCCGATCTCACGTTCTGCCAGCAGTATTTCGCGGAAGAAGGGCGCTGCCCCACCATCACCGAGGTCAAGATGATCGACACCTACTGGTCCGATCACTGCCGCCACACCACATTCGGCACCGTGCTGGACGACGTGGCCATTGAGGACGAGGCTGTGCGCGCAGCGTTCGAGCGCTACCTGGAGATGCGCCACGAGTTGGGCCGCGACGAGAAGCCCGTGTGCCTCATGGATATGGGCACTATCGGCGCGAAGTGGTTGAAGGCCCGCGGCGTTCTGACCGGGCTCGACGAGTCTGAGGAAATCAACGCCTGCACCGTGAAGGTGAAGGTTGATGTGAACGGGGAAGAGCAGGACTGGCTCTACCTGTTCAAGAACGAGACGCATAACCATCCTACCGAAATCGAACCGTTCGGCGGCGCCGCTACCTGCGTGGGCGGTGCCATCCGCGACCCCTTGAGTGGCCGCAGCTACGTGTACCAGGCCATGCGCGTGACGGGCGCGGCCGACCCGCTTGTGCCCGTGAGCGAGACGCTGCCGGGCAAGCTGCCGCAGCGCAAGCTGGTCACCACGGCGGCGGCGGGCTATTCGTCGTACGGCAATCAGATTGGTCTGGCAACGGGCCAGGTGAACGAGCTGTATCACCCCGGCTATGCCGCTAAGCGCATGGAAATTGGCGCTGTGGTGGGTGCCACGCCAGCCGACCACGTGCGTCGCGAGACGCCGGCGCCGGGCGACGTGATTGTGCTGTTGGGCGGGCGCACCGGGCGCGACGGCATTGGCGGCGCGACGGGTTCGTCGAAGGCGCACAAGCTGGAATCGCTCGGGAGCTGCGGTGCCGAGGTGCAGAAGGGCAACGCGCCCGTGGAGCGCAAGATCCAGCGCCTGTTCCGCCGCGGCGACGCGTGCCGCCTCATCAAGCGCTGCAACGACTTCGGTGCGGGCGGCGTGTCCGTGGCCGTGGGCGAGCTGGCCGACGGCCTGCATATCGTGCTGGACCGCGTGCCGAAGAAGTACGACGGCCTGGACGGCACCGAGCTGGCTATCTCCGAGAGCCAGGAGCGCATGGCCGTGGCGTTGGCGGCCGAGGACGTGGACGCGTTTATCGGCTACGCGCACGAGGAGAACCTTGAGGCCACGCCTATTGCCACCGTCACCGAAGAGGCGCGCGTGCGCATGGAGTGGAACGGCGACACCATTGTGGATGTGAGCCGCGACTTCCTCAACAGTAACGGCGCGCCGAAGCACCAGGTGGTGCGCGTGATGCCGGGCGGTACTTACGAGCGCGCGTGGGAGGGCGAGACGCTGGCCGAGCGTATGACGTCTCTCGTGACCGACTTGAACGTGTGCTCGAACAAGGGCCTGTCCGAGCGCTTCGACTCCACCATCGGCGCGGCCACGGCGCTCATGCCGTTCGGCGGCTCGCGCCAGCTGACGCCCGCGATGGCCATGGTGGCGAAGCTGCCCGTGTTTGGCGAGACCACCACGGTTTCGGGCATGGCCTGGGGCTTCAACCCCTACCTCACCGAGGCCAACCCGTTTGTGGGCTCGTACATCGCGGTGGTGGAGAGCGTGGCGAAATTGGCCGCCGCCGGTTTCGCGCGCGAGGATATGTACCTCACGTTTCAGGAATACTTCGAGAAGCTGCGCGACGAGCCCGAACGCTGGGGTAAGCCGACCGCAGCCGTGCTGGGTGCCTTGATGGCGCAGGTAGACATGGGTGTGGGCGCGATTGGCGGCAAGGACTCCATGTCCGGCAGCTTCGAGCAGCTGGATGTGCCGCCCACGCTGGTGTCGTTCGCGACGGCCGTGGGTTCGGTCGACCGCGTGACCTCGCCCGAGTTTAAGCAGGCCGGCAGCCGCGTGGTGCGCATCGCGCCCGCGAGCTACAATGGCGTGGTTCCCGAGGCCGCGGGGCTTTTGGAGGCGATTTCCCTGGTAGAGCGCCTGATCGGCGACGGCGGGGCGCTGGCAGTATCCACGCCAGGCTACGGCGGCACCGCCGAAGCCCTCTTCAAGATGTGCGTCGGCAACACCATCGGCGTGCGCCTGAATGAGGACGTGTGCGCCGACGACCTCTTCGCTCCCGCGTACGGCAGCTTCCTCGTGGAGTTGCCCGCCTGCGCCGAGCTCCCCGAAGCGTCCGATGCCGTGCGCATCGACGAGCTAGGCGAGACAACCGAGGCCTACGAGCTCGTGGCCTGCGGCGAAACCCTCAACCTCGTCGAACTACAAGAAGCCTGGGAAGCCAAGCTCGAACCCGTTTTCCCGTATCGCAGCAAAGAGGAGACTGGCGTAGAGGGACTCGGTGGTGCTCACCAAGCGAGTTCCGCACGAGCCGGAAGCGCCAGTGGCGCTTCCGTGCGAGCAGGACTGTCTGAGCGACTGAGCGCTACCGAGTCCCTCGCCACGGAGACTCCCGTCGTCGTGCCCACGGTAAACTTCACGGACGCAGCTCCGCTCGTATTCAACAGCACCATCGCTCGTCCGCGTGTGGTCATCCCCGTGTTCCCCGGCAACAACTGCGAGTACGATTCCGCGCGTGCCTTCGAGCAGGCGGGTGCCGTGGTGGAAACGCTCATTGTGAACAACCTTTCGCCCCAGAAGGTAGCTGAGAGCACAGAATCCCTGGTCAAGGCCATCAACAACAGCCAGATCATCATGATCCCCGGCGGCTTCTCCGGCGGCGACGAGCCCGACGGCTCCGCGAAGTTCATTACGGCATTCTTCCGCGCTCCTGCCGTTACCGAGGCAGTACGCGACCTTTTGCAGAACCGCGACGGCCTGATGCTCGGCATCTGCAACGGCTTCCAGGCGCTCGTGAAGCTGGGTCTCGTACCGTTCGGCGACATCCGCCCCATGGACGAGGATTGCCCCACGCTCACGTTCAACGCCATCGGCCGTCACCAGAGCCGCCTTGTGCGCACGCGCGTGGCGTCCAGTCTGTCCCCGTGGTTGAGCCGCTGCGAAGTGGGCGACATCCATACCGTGCCGGTAAGCCACGGCGAGGGTCGCTTCGTGGCCAGCCCCGAGCTGCTGGCGCAGTTACAGGCCAACGGCCAGATTGCCACGCAGTATGTGGATGCTGCCGGCGTGCCGTCCATGGACCTCGACGTGAATCCGAACGGCTCCGCATGGGCCATCGAATCCATCACCAGCCCCGACGGCCGCATTCTCGGCAAGATGGGCCACAGCGAACGCCGCGGCAACGGCCTCTACCAAAACGTCCCCGGCGACCAATGGCAACCCCTCTTCGAAAGCGGCGTCGGCTACTTCACCGACTAG
- a CDS encoding erythromycin esterase family protein has translation MEFLAWVLPKGEKMRMAKTRTSAYAFFGGLFLIFSLVLSGCAASVPQEVEDYLATHEKPLDLEKPLSDEVFGSSEGYQVFLAGESHSESKNLQAQKMLVRYFYEEKNVRTFLLEAGLGSGVFLNHYLQTGNEDDLKYYMQQLEGVASYTRETYDFYHWLCEYNASLPEDQKLHVVGLDVDHQVTTAAKGLALLMDDSAVLSDVAAEAVRNVREHAGGASLAEFVRIFWDNPVDMRKLFGENNALAEQICQNFEWTAQFYSEEESPANDFRDEVMMANFLFILNDRPHETFFGEFGSEHILQSACETDFGSVEDNRFGMRLDAEGSPVEGKVCSILYAYPKSDLLSNVFAGFGKGVNSTIFESRADADAFFSLDEPGSPFTSGEYLVKGEVDAQATTTDFIQKVLVLCDSRATTPYQ, from the coding sequence ATGGAATTCTTGGCATGGGTTTTACCGAAGGGTGAAAAGATGCGGATGGCAAAAACGCGAACAAGCGCATACGCATTCTTTGGAGGACTCTTTTTGATATTTTCGCTCGTTTTATCTGGATGTGCTGCCTCTGTGCCGCAAGAAGTTGAGGATTACCTTGCGACACACGAAAAACCGCTCGATTTGGAAAAGCCGCTCAGCGATGAAGTGTTTGGCTCTTCCGAGGGCTACCAGGTGTTTCTCGCTGGAGAGAGCCATAGTGAGTCAAAAAACCTCCAGGCCCAAAAAATGTTGGTCAGATACTTCTATGAAGAGAAGAATGTGCGTACGTTTCTTCTTGAAGCAGGATTGGGATCAGGAGTTTTCCTCAATCATTATCTCCAGACGGGTAACGAGGATGATCTCAAGTACTACATGCAACAGCTTGAAGGAGTGGCAAGCTATACCAGGGAAACGTACGACTTCTACCATTGGCTCTGTGAATACAACGCTAGTCTTCCTGAAGACCAGAAACTTCACGTGGTCGGCCTTGATGTCGATCATCAGGTAACCACAGCAGCAAAGGGACTAGCTTTACTTATGGACGATTCCGCGGTTCTTTCGGATGTCGCAGCTGAGGCAGTACGAAACGTTCGGGAGCACGCAGGGGGAGCGTCTCTTGCGGAATTTGTACGTATCTTTTGGGACAATCCCGTTGACATGCGAAAACTGTTTGGTGAGAACAATGCTCTGGCCGAGCAAATCTGCCAGAATTTCGAATGGACTGCACAGTTTTACTCTGAGGAAGAATCTCCTGCCAACGACTTTCGCGATGAAGTGATGATGGCGAACTTCCTCTTTATTCTTAATGATCGTCCGCACGAGACATTCTTCGGCGAGTTTGGAAGTGAACATATTCTCCAGAGCGCCTGTGAAACCGACTTCGGTTCGGTTGAAGATAACCGCTTCGGCATGCGATTGGATGCGGAGGGCTCGCCTGTTGAAGGTAAAGTTTGCTCCATTCTGTATGCGTATCCAAAAAGCGATCTTCTATCGAACGTATTTGCAGGTTTTGGAAAGGGCGTCAACAGTACGATTTTCGAGAGTCGCGCCGATGCAGATGCGTTTTTCTCTCTGGATGAACCGGGGAGTCCCTTTACTTCGGGGGAGTATCTCGTCAAGGGTGAGGTGGATGCGCAGGCGACAACGACTGATTTCATTCAAAAGGTACTCGTGTTATGCGATTCGCGTGCTACCACACCGTATCAATGA
- a CDS encoding zinc ribbon domain-containing protein has protein sequence MGFKDEFNRGLTGDDRYEMAGIIVTCSHCGGEEFDERSVQLNTTGATFLGLDWANRNATVLVCKNCGHLEWFL, from the coding sequence ATGGGATTTAAGGACGAGTTCAATCGTGGTTTGACCGGTGATGATCGTTATGAAATGGCGGGCATCATTGTGACGTGTTCGCACTGTGGTGGCGAGGAGTTCGATGAGCGTTCGGTGCAACTCAATACTACCGGCGCTACGTTTCTTGGTCTTGATTGGGCTAACCGCAATGCCACCGTCCTTGTCTGCAAAAACTGTGGTCACCTGGAGTGGTTCCTGTAG
- a CDS encoding sensor histidine kinase: MFGEYALLVERLAGLVTAFIVLYLLTESRFDRTRTIIAFAGGGVGIGVILSVMYVVWGDDTLMRWYPIVANIPGLALMLAVSRQRPLVVIFTNLVAVQLNGIVVLPAIFIEGMVSGIDPTLVNLLVRLIIFVPLVVALCRWFRPLYLETARTLQRGWGLLCLIPIAFYAQLYLVFVVGAVPDPLLRFVLVICAFVIVIAACGLVFVFFGEHARRVELAEGERMLATQVNALQREVDLVRSADERLRIVRHDLRHHVDNIAALLRAGHVDEALAALGKVESELAETASRRFCENETVNALLSLYVARAEAAGVEVETRCDIPRELPMTALELASVLANAFENAVTACERQPAGAPRHIVVRCLCAPRFALEVANTYTEPVEFNEQGHPVTNEPGHGVGTRSIAAFAKKYGIRLFYDAGDDGMFRLQLLGTN, translated from the coding sequence TTGTTCGGGGAATATGCACTACTGGTGGAACGACTGGCAGGGCTTGTAACAGCATTCATTGTGCTGTACCTGTTGACGGAGAGCCGCTTCGATCGAACGAGAACCATTATCGCATTTGCGGGTGGTGGCGTAGGCATCGGTGTGATTTTGAGCGTGATGTATGTTGTTTGGGGTGACGACACGCTCATGCGATGGTACCCGATTGTCGCGAACATCCCGGGGTTGGCACTTATGCTGGCGGTGTCGCGCCAGCGTCCGCTCGTGGTGATATTTACCAATCTCGTGGCGGTGCAGCTGAACGGAATTGTTGTTTTACCAGCCATATTCATTGAAGGCATGGTAAGCGGGATTGATCCAACGCTGGTGAACCTGCTGGTGCGTCTTATCATTTTTGTCCCGTTGGTTGTGGCGCTGTGCCGGTGGTTTCGGCCGCTGTACCTGGAAACAGCGCGCACGCTGCAGCGTGGATGGGGGCTGCTATGCCTGATACCGATTGCGTTTTACGCCCAACTCTACCTGGTGTTTGTGGTGGGGGCTGTGCCGGATCCGCTTCTGCGCTTTGTGCTAGTAATATGCGCGTTCGTCATCGTGATCGCGGCGTGCGGGTTGGTGTTCGTATTTTTTGGCGAGCATGCCAGGCGCGTAGAGCTGGCTGAAGGAGAACGCATGCTGGCGACGCAGGTGAACGCGCTCCAGCGCGAGGTTGACCTGGTGCGCAGCGCCGATGAGCGGCTGCGGATCGTGCGTCACGACTTGCGACATCACGTGGATAACATCGCTGCGCTCCTGCGCGCGGGGCACGTTGACGAGGCGCTTGCGGCTCTCGGCAAGGTGGAGAGCGAACTCGCAGAAACCGCGTCGCGTCGTTTCTGCGAGAACGAGACGGTGAATGCGCTTCTATCATTGTATGTGGCGCGCGCCGAAGCGGCCGGCGTGGAAGTGGAAACCCGTTGTGACATCCCGCGCGAGCTACCGATGACCGCACTTGAGCTGGCCAGCGTGTTGGCGAACGCATTCGAGAACGCGGTGACCGCGTGCGAACGCCAACCCGCCGGTGCACCCCGTCACATCGTGGTGCGCTGCCTATGCGCTCCACGTTTCGCATTGGAAGTGGCGAACACCTATACCGAGCCGGTGGAATTCAACGAGCAGGGTCATCCGGTGACCAACGAACCCGGCCACGGCGTAGGCACCCGCAGCATCGCCGCCTTCGCCAAAAAGTACGGCATCCGACTCTTCTACGATGCCGGCGACGATGGCATGTTCCGCTTGCAGCTGCTCGGGACCAACTAG
- a CDS encoding cysteine hydrolase family protein, protein MPRYAVIVVDLLNDFVTGALGCDNARKIVEPLQQLLADARAHEVPVIYANDSHLKGIDHELKLWGDHAIRGTEGAEVIPELEPQEGDYIIPKRRYSGFFQTDMLITLQELGVDTLVVTGLHTHMCCRHTCADAYCYGYDLVVPRETTSSFTDEDYESGLKYLQEIYGARICDLNELTFS, encoded by the coding sequence ATGCCACGTTATGCCGTCATCGTCGTCGACCTGCTCAACGACTTCGTCACCGGAGCGCTTGGATGCGACAACGCCCGCAAGATCGTCGAACCCCTGCAACAGCTGCTCGCTGATGCGCGCGCCCACGAGGTGCCCGTCATCTACGCGAACGATTCGCACCTTAAGGGCATCGACCACGAGCTGAAGCTGTGGGGCGATCACGCCATCCGCGGCACCGAAGGCGCCGAAGTTATCCCGGAGCTTGAGCCGCAAGAAGGCGACTACATCATTCCCAAGCGCCGCTATTCCGGATTCTTCCAGACCGATATGCTTATCACACTGCAGGAGCTGGGTGTGGACACGCTGGTGGTCACGGGACTGCACACGCACATGTGCTGTCGCCACACCTGTGCGGATGCTTATTGCTACGGCTACGACCTGGTAGTTCCGCGCGAGACAACCTCTTCGTTCACCGACGAGGACTACGAGTCGGGACTGAAATACCTGCAGGAAATCTATGGCGCACGCATCTGCGACCTGAACGAGCTCACGTTTTCCTAG
- a CDS encoding Mbeg1-like protein: MNILEYLATEFASFDEKPFNPVDSAVLSQFCMVRADGMVPALRERKTFLDLGTIVENLLSPAGRSVRFVDLLRAEAYDDMFTGLTPDMVKENLLALAASPRFRDLALRDYLALFDTERQTQFAAVTFVHKKEFAYVGFRGTDASFTGWRENFNMVYDAPVPAQEQAVRYLEAVAPRLPKHLIVGGHSKGGNLALYAALWAKPAVQDRIERVYTHDGPGFKAGTVAADEYAAIRDRVHKTVPQDSLVGMLMDAPADLDLRVVHSSERGVMQHSVFTWDIGGDDFVYVDDLTDNARFTDAVITQWLEGFSDEEAAVVVDALFQALEASGAQNATEVLSGGAKSIALLSEAAKNIDDDARDVLVGALGSLAEVAAREAAQGLVQRFTPKPKS; the protein is encoded by the coding sequence ATGAACATACTTGAATATCTGGCGACCGAGTTTGCCTCCTTTGACGAAAAGCCGTTCAATCCGGTCGATTCGGCCGTGCTCTCGCAGTTTTGCATGGTGCGCGCCGACGGCATGGTGCCGGCCCTGCGCGAGCGAAAAACATTTCTCGACTTGGGGACCATCGTAGAGAACCTGCTCTCGCCTGCCGGGCGATCCGTGCGCTTCGTCGACCTTCTGCGTGCGGAAGCATACGACGATATGTTCACCGGCCTGACCCCCGATATGGTGAAGGAAAATCTGCTTGCGTTGGCCGCCAGCCCGCGCTTTCGCGACCTCGCACTTCGCGACTACCTGGCCCTATTCGACACCGAGCGGCAAACCCAGTTCGCCGCCGTCACGTTTGTACACAAGAAGGAATTTGCCTATGTAGGATTTCGCGGTACCGACGCATCGTTTACGGGGTGGCGCGAGAACTTCAACATGGTATATGACGCGCCCGTACCGGCACAGGAACAGGCGGTGCGCTATCTAGAAGCCGTCGCACCTCGACTGCCAAAACACCTGATTGTGGGTGGGCATTCGAAAGGCGGCAACTTGGCGTTGTATGCTGCGCTTTGGGCAAAACCGGCCGTGCAGGACCGCATCGAGCGCGTGTACACTCACGACGGCCCGGGCTTCAAGGCCGGAACCGTAGCCGCCGACGAGTACGCCGCCATCCGCGATCGCGTGCATAAAACGGTGCCGCAAGATTCCCTCGTCGGCATGCTCATGGACGCGCCGGCCGATCTCGATCTGCGCGTCGTGCATAGCTCGGAGCGCGGTGTTATGCAGCACAGCGTGTTTACCTGGGATATTGGAGGCGACGATTTCGTCTACGTCGACGATCTTACCGACAACGCACGTTTTACCGATGCCGTCATCACCCAGTGGCTGGAGGGCTTCTCCGACGAAGAAGCGGCCGTGGTGGTGGATGCACTCTTCCAAGCGCTTGAGGCATCCGGTGCGCAGAATGCTACCGAGGTGCTCTCGGGTGGTGCGAAGTCTATCGCTCTTTTGAGCGAGGCAGCCAAAAATATCGACGATGATGCGCGCGACGTGCTCGTAGGCGCGCTTGGTTCCCTTGCCGAAGTGGCCGCTCGCGAAGCGGCCCAAGGGCTTGTACAGCGTTTCACGCCGAAGCCGAAGAGTTAA
- a CDS encoding helix-turn-helix transcriptional regulator: MLLASAWGTLFARLEPENLLFNSALSILLAAVLHVSAAPLSPSPWGVVFILCSIFASTALLAVARSTILQPQIGEAEPQEETSPQSDSPVSSWRRARTTKAAAILWMPLVGACITCFIFGLTWDPIISSEETRLPDPLGPWKSLIGPALIAAIVAIIALRKADSSPLRLLNRAVYPIAVALLLALPVIATTSDLVAGIIDVLTQASFAVIALAIWCSMASAARSVPLAASLVFPACFAVLALTLVAGLCGIAVIGTDGRTICLVILTVYLALIAITFALGSRTEKENRPDARPADSRTYIHRRCDELSSAHALSPREREVLYYLGRGYNHGFVADKLYISENTVRTHVRHIYGKLGISSREELLELIDADTAQK, from the coding sequence ATGCTGCTTGCAAGTGCCTGGGGAACGCTGTTCGCACGCCTTGAACCCGAGAATCTTTTGTTTAACAGCGCGCTGAGCATTTTGCTGGCCGCCGTGCTTCATGTGAGCGCTGCACCGCTTTCGCCTTCGCCATGGGGTGTCGTCTTTATCCTGTGCTCGATCTTTGCATCAACCGCCTTGCTTGCAGTTGCTCGATCAACCATCCTTCAGCCGCAGATAGGTGAAGCCGAGCCGCAAGAAGAAACTTCGCCTCAGTCAGACAGCCCCGTCTCCAGCTGGCGCCGCGCCCGCACGACAAAAGCGGCCGCCATTTTGTGGATGCCCCTTGTGGGAGCATGCATCACCTGCTTCATTTTCGGCTTAACGTGGGACCCCATTATCTCAAGCGAAGAGACGCGTCTGCCCGACCCGCTCGGCCCTTGGAAGTCGCTCATCGGCCCGGCTTTGATCGCAGCCATCGTGGCGATAATCGCCCTGCGCAAAGCCGATTCGTCGCCTCTGCGGTTGCTCAATCGTGCTGTGTACCCTATCGCCGTAGCGCTGCTTCTTGCCTTGCCGGTCATCGCTACCACGAGCGATCTGGTTGCGGGTATCATCGACGTACTCACTCAAGCCAGCTTCGCCGTTATCGCACTCGCAATATGGTGCAGCATGGCAAGCGCCGCGCGAAGCGTTCCCCTTGCCGCTTCTTTGGTCTTTCCTGCATGCTTTGCCGTTCTTGCGCTCACGCTCGTGGCGGGTTTGTGCGGCATTGCCGTTATCGGCACCGACGGACGCACCATCTGCCTGGTTATTCTGACGGTGTATCTCGCGCTCATCGCCATCACGTTTGCTTTGGGAAGTCGCACCGAAAAGGAAAACCGGCCCGACGCCCGTCCGGCCGACTCGCGCACCTACATCCATCGTCGCTGCGACGAACTGTCATCCGCCCATGCCCTGTCGCCGCGCGAGCGCGAGGTGCTGTACTATTTGGGACGCGGTTACAATCATGGATTCGTGGCCGACAAGCTTTACATCTCCGAGAACACCGTGCGTACCCACGTGCGGCACATCTACGGCAAATTGGGCATCAGCTCCCGCGAAGAGCTTCTTGAACTTATTGATGCCGATACTGCCCAAAAGTGA